A window from Symbiopectobacterium purcellii encodes these proteins:
- a CDS encoding putative bifunctional diguanylate cyclase/phosphodiesterase, producing the protein MKCPSIPDDDPQRLKALGEYALDPGATLSSLSPVVRIASRMFDMPIAAVNMIGSDRVFFAASHGLGEGSVDMTRDASFCAHAILTENGMIVRDAERDERFHDNPLVIGPSHIRFYAGVPLRSPEGYALGALCILDNSPHQNFTAEDHARLTELARMASDRLELRRIEVASEHRAEMENTVLAGEAPVIHFDRALRITSWNEATAQLCGYAEDDLAELVVSDLFGIDENTEFWNAIRRVIADGTCSETPPFEVSGRHKNGSPLFLVLSLFCECCGGNLQFTAALRDMTRYRQDKKAIAISADCDPLTGLRNRRRFYRCVEDAVLRDPNAAIMMIDIDGFSDVNAAFGHAAGDEILCEITHRLLTSTKETQIVARIGGDEFAVLLPDIYEQADAGFCAQQIMAHIAQPILVQGSPISVTGSGGISLAPKHGYEALELIANADLALSRAKRTGRNQLYIFTPELRQEATARRHHAMELLRATDNSEFVLFYQPQIKLSDGSLSGAEALIRWIHPTRGLLPRSEFLTTLARGPMAVSVGSWILDEACAQAAYWRRCGAPDFRIGVNLFDVQLTTGDLAAEIADVLKRHGLPAEALEIELTENIALNNNNDSIMSDTLQKIHDMGVSIAFDDFGTGYASLSMLNQYPVTRIKIDRSFIQNLLTSRRDASVAYAILDIARNFEIEAIAEGIETAEQWHDLRQHGCQEGQGYWFGKPLEVQAFASKFGLVPQTFRQKVNP; encoded by the coding sequence ATGAAGTGTCCGAGCATTCCTGATGATGATCCACAAAGACTGAAAGCGCTCGGCGAATATGCGCTTGATCCTGGGGCTACCTTATCCAGTTTGTCGCCAGTTGTGCGCATCGCGTCCCGTATGTTCGATATGCCGATAGCTGCAGTCAATATGATCGGCAGCGATCGCGTGTTTTTTGCCGCGAGTCATGGGTTAGGCGAGGGGTCTGTTGATATGACCCGAGATGCCTCTTTCTGTGCGCATGCCATTCTCACCGAAAATGGGATGATTGTGCGTGACGCCGAACGGGATGAGCGCTTTCATGATAATCCCTTGGTGATCGGGCCGAGTCATATCCGTTTTTATGCGGGGGTGCCGTTACGCTCCCCCGAAGGATATGCGCTAGGTGCGTTATGTATTCTTGATAACAGCCCCCATCAGAACTTTACTGCTGAGGATCATGCTCGCCTGACAGAATTGGCCAGAATGGCGTCCGATCGCCTTGAACTGCGACGCATTGAAGTGGCCAGCGAACATCGCGCTGAGATGGAGAATACGGTATTGGCGGGGGAAGCGCCGGTTATCCACTTTGATCGCGCCTTGCGCATTACCAGTTGGAACGAGGCAACCGCGCAGCTGTGTGGTTACGCGGAGGATGATCTCGCCGAATTAGTGGTCAGCGACCTTTTTGGTATTGATGAAAATACAGAGTTTTGGAACGCCATCCGCCGCGTTATTGCGGACGGTACATGCAGTGAAACACCGCCTTTTGAGGTGAGTGGGCGTCATAAAAACGGCAGCCCGCTGTTCCTTGTGTTATCGCTGTTTTGTGAATGCTGTGGGGGCAATTTGCAGTTTACCGCCGCGTTACGCGATATGACGCGTTATCGACAGGATAAAAAGGCCATTGCCATCAGTGCCGATTGCGATCCGCTAACCGGGCTGAGAAACCGGCGCCGCTTTTATCGCTGCGTCGAAGACGCCGTATTGCGAGACCCCAATGCTGCCATCATGATGATTGATATTGACGGTTTCTCGGATGTCAATGCCGCTTTTGGGCATGCCGCCGGTGACGAAATTTTATGTGAAATCACCCATCGCTTGCTCACATCAACCAAGGAAACGCAGATTGTCGCGCGTATTGGCGGTGATGAATTTGCTGTGCTGCTGCCGGATATTTACGAACAGGCTGACGCTGGGTTTTGTGCCCAGCAGATCATGGCGCATATCGCTCAGCCGATTCTGGTGCAGGGCAGCCCAATAAGTGTAACGGGCAGTGGGGGCATTTCATTGGCACCGAAACACGGCTATGAGGCGCTGGAACTGATTGCCAATGCCGACCTGGCCTTATCAAGGGCGAAGCGGACAGGACGAAATCAACTCTATATCTTTACGCCGGAGTTACGTCAGGAAGCAACGGCGCGCCGTCATCATGCTATGGAGCTATTACGCGCAACGGACAACAGCGAGTTTGTGTTGTTTTATCAGCCACAGATAAAACTGAGCGACGGCTCATTGTCCGGTGCGGAAGCGTTAATCCGCTGGATCCATCCCACGCGAGGGCTATTACCCCGTTCGGAGTTTTTAACCACATTAGCCCGTGGGCCAATGGCGGTCAGCGTGGGATCCTGGATACTCGATGAAGCCTGCGCGCAGGCTGCCTATTGGCGCCGTTGCGGTGCGCCTGATTTTCGCATCGGCGTGAATTTGTTCGATGTGCAACTGACCACTGGGGATTTGGCCGCAGAGATTGCGGATGTGCTAAAACGCCACGGTCTTCCCGCCGAAGCCCTGGAAATTGAACTAACGGAAAATATCGCCCTGAATAATAACAATGATTCAATCATGTCGGACACACTGCAAAAAATTCATGATATGGGCGTTTCTATTGCCTTCGACGATTTTGGTACGGGCTACGCGTCGTTGAGTATGCTTAACCAGTACCCGGTAACACGCATAAAAATCGATCGTTCATTTATTCAAAATTTGCTCACTTCCCGACGTGATGCCTCTGTTGCTTATGCCATTCTTGATATTGCCCGTAATTTCGAGATTGAAGCGATTGCAGAGGGCATCGAAACCGCAGAGCAGTGGCATGACTTACGCCAGCACGGCTGTCAGGAAGGACAAGGCTATTGGTTTGGTAAGCCGTTGGAGGTGCAAGCCTTTGCTTCGAAATTCGGGCTTGTTCCGCAGACGTTTAGGCAGAAGGTTAATCCATAA
- the nhaC gene encoding Na+/H+ antiporter NhaC yields the protein MKAKKELNLGLALLPIVAMLMLLVIGYGHYKLPIESLLLASAAVATAVAYWQGYHWVDIMDAIVAKLAKAMPVILILICVGGMIGAWMLSGTIPYMVYWGLKLISPQYIVITAFLITCATSVCTGTSWGTAGTVGVALMGVAAGLDVSLPATAGAVVSGAYFGDKLSPLSDSTNFAAIVAETDLYSHIRHLMYTTLPSFALAAGVYLLFGYNHLPNHAANLDKVDQIITSIASLYHLNAILLAPPILVLWGAITKRPVIPVMLAASVMAISIGVGLQGFTVQQGCISLIHGFSTSMFAAQGTEVTGLVNDIPRLLDRGGMFSIMSTILLVLCAFSFAGALTLTGALTVIINRLLKAIRSVGQLIAATVATTLLVTGATSDGKLALLIPAELFRESYLRMGLDTKNLSRTVEDAGTVTEPLLPWTSAGVYMASTLGVSTLDLLPWAIQCYAAIFFALIYGFTGFGIAKLPAVARTAPQGLNPV from the coding sequence ATGAAAGCCAAAAAGGAGCTTAATCTGGGATTGGCACTGCTTCCCATCGTTGCCATGCTCATGTTATTGGTTATTGGTTATGGTCATTATAAATTGCCCATTGAGTCGTTATTGTTGGCGTCGGCAGCCGTTGCGACAGCCGTTGCCTATTGGCAAGGCTACCACTGGGTAGACATCATGGACGCGATTGTTGCTAAGCTTGCCAAAGCGATGCCCGTGATACTGATATTGATCTGCGTCGGTGGCATGATCGGTGCCTGGATGTTAAGTGGTACGATCCCTTACATGGTGTATTGGGGACTGAAGCTGATCAGCCCTCAATATATCGTTATCACGGCTTTTCTTATCACCTGCGCAACGTCAGTTTGCACAGGCACATCGTGGGGCACAGCAGGCACCGTGGGGGTGGCGTTGATGGGCGTCGCCGCTGGCCTTGATGTCTCGTTACCCGCCACGGCGGGTGCAGTGGTTTCAGGGGCCTATTTTGGCGATAAGTTGTCACCGCTGTCTGATTCCACCAATTTCGCCGCCATCGTCGCTGAGACCGATCTCTACAGCCACATCCGCCATCTTATGTATACCACCCTGCCGAGCTTTGCTTTAGCCGCTGGGGTCTATCTGCTTTTTGGCTATAACCACTTGCCCAATCATGCAGCCAATCTGGACAAGGTTGATCAAATCATAACGTCGATAGCGAGCCTGTATCACCTTAACGCTATCCTGCTCGCCCCTCCCATCTTGGTATTGTGGGGCGCCATTACCAAACGCCCTGTGATACCCGTTATGTTGGCAGCGTCCGTCATGGCAATAAGTATCGGGGTCGGCCTACAGGGGTTCACCGTGCAACAAGGGTGTATTTCATTGATTCACGGTTTCAGCACGTCAATGTTTGCAGCACAGGGCACAGAGGTAACCGGCTTGGTCAACGACATTCCCCGCTTGCTCGATCGCGGAGGGATGTTCTCCATCATGAGCACCATCCTCTTGGTGCTCTGCGCATTTTCCTTTGCAGGGGCCTTGACCTTGACGGGAGCCCTGACCGTGATCATTAACCGGTTGCTAAAGGCGATTCGCAGTGTGGGTCAGTTGATTGCCGCTACCGTGGCAACCACGTTATTGGTCACGGGCGCGACCAGTGACGGGAAGTTGGCGCTGCTTATTCCCGCTGAATTGTTTAGAGAATCTTATCTGCGCATGGGGCTGGACACCAAGAACCTGTCGCGAACGGTGGAGGATGCAGGTACAGTGACTGAGCCACTGCTACCCTGGACCTCAGCCGGGGTATATATGGCCAGCACCCTGGGGGTTAGCACACTGGATTTACTCCCGTGGGCAATCCAATGCTATGCGGCGATCTTCTTCGCGCTGATATACGGCTTTACCGGATTCGGTATCGCCAAATTACCCGCCGTCGCCAGAACAGCACCGCAAGGCCTAAACCCAGTGTAA
- a CDS encoding LacI family DNA-binding transcriptional regulator encodes MATMKDVARHAGVSAATVCRVINNNVYVKPVTRERVETAMREFNYQRNVTAHAMAKRSGKTLGLLTGNLDDPFFSRMARGIEDTTRKARVQLVVCSGGHRAEQEKAGLDLLINQGCEAIVAHLPRMNEEDILRYAAHTPALVVINRYLPVIANRCVWLDNVSAAQAATNQLIQHGHRKIACITADIPIDDRTHRVEGYRKAMDIAGIPVADDWIISVPFNEHGGELAAEKLLQAGLNFTALVTFNDVMAAGIMRTFHYHQVRVPDDISLVGFDDIAWAKYLHPTLTTMHNPIEKMARRAATLALQLNAGIVGLPQHNGYCAELIPRASVKPL; translated from the coding sequence ATGGCTACAATGAAAGATGTAGCCCGCCATGCGGGTGTTTCTGCGGCAACAGTATGCCGAGTGATTAACAATAACGTTTATGTTAAGCCGGTCACTCGCGAACGGGTTGAGACGGCGATGCGTGAGTTCAACTATCAGCGTAATGTTACCGCACACGCCATGGCGAAAAGGAGTGGCAAGACTCTCGGGCTGCTTACCGGCAACCTGGACGATCCCTTCTTCTCGCGCATGGCGCGGGGCATTGAAGATACCACGCGTAAAGCCCGGGTACAGTTGGTCGTTTGCAGCGGCGGACATCGCGCCGAGCAGGAAAAGGCCGGGCTTGATTTACTGATTAATCAGGGGTGTGAAGCCATTGTCGCTCATCTGCCCCGTATGAATGAAGAGGATATCTTGCGCTATGCGGCCCATACGCCTGCATTGGTGGTGATAAACCGCTATTTACCGGTCATCGCCAACCGCTGTGTGTGGCTGGATAATGTCAGTGCCGCTCAGGCCGCAACCAACCAGCTTATTCAACATGGCCATCGGAAAATTGCCTGCATCACGGCAGATATTCCCATCGATGATAGGACCCACCGTGTCGAAGGCTACCGTAAAGCCATGGACATCGCCGGGATCCCGGTAGCCGATGATTGGATCATCAGCGTTCCATTCAATGAACACGGCGGGGAGCTGGCAGCAGAAAAATTGTTACAGGCTGGGCTTAACTTCACTGCGTTGGTCACCTTTAATGATGTCATGGCCGCTGGCATCATGCGAACCTTTCACTACCATCAGGTTCGCGTACCCGACGATATCTCCTTGGTGGGCTTTGATGACATAGCCTGGGCCAAATATCTGCATCCTACCTTGACGACCATGCATAATCCTATTGAGAAAATGGCGCGCCGTGCCGCGACGCTGGCGTTACAACTTAATGCCGGTATCGTCGGGCTACCACAACATAATGGCTATTGCGCTGAGCTTATCCCTCGGGCATCGGTTAAACCGCTTTAA
- a CDS encoding type 1 glutamine amidotransferase domain-containing protein, giving the protein MKILMVLTSHAELGNTGKKTGFWLEEFAAPYYVFKDAGAEVVLASPAGGQPPLDPKSDLPEFQTALTARFKADQDAQDALSQTVKLETVSQEAFDTVFYPGGHGPLWDLAESATSIALIESFDRAGKPVAFVCHAPGVLRKVTAKTGALLIKGRHVTGFTNSEEEAVELTHVVPFLIEDTFIAAGAHYQKGADWMPFVVEDGNLVTGQNPASSEAVAVALLKKLNNESSMSH; this is encoded by the coding sequence ATGGTTCTGACATCCCATGCCGAACTGGGCAACACAGGAAAGAAAACAGGTTTTTGGCTGGAGGAATTTGCCGCACCCTACTACGTCTTTAAAGACGCGGGGGCTGAGGTGGTTCTCGCCTCCCCAGCCGGTGGCCAGCCGCCGCTGGATCCCAAAAGCGATCTTCCTGAATTTCAGACGGCACTGACGGCACGTTTTAAAGCCGATCAAGACGCACAGGATGCGCTGTCTCAAACGGTCAAACTAGAAACCGTGTCTCAGGAGGCGTTTGACACCGTGTTCTATCCCGGCGGCCACGGCCCACTGTGGGATCTTGCGGAGTCAGCAACGTCGATTGCGCTGATTGAATCGTTCGATCGCGCCGGAAAACCGGTGGCCTTTGTCTGCCATGCACCGGGCGTGCTGCGTAAGGTTACTGCCAAGACCGGCGCTCTGCTCATCAAAGGACGCCACGTTACCGGCTTCACCAACAGTGAAGAAGAGGCCGTTGAATTAACTCATGTCGTCCCGTTTTTAATCGAAGATACCTTTATTGCCGCTGGCGCACATTACCAAAAAGGTGCCGATTGGATGCCGTTCGTCGTGGAAGATGGCAATCTGGTAACAGGGCAGAATCCGGCCAGTTCAGAAGCCGTCGCCGTCGCCTTGCTGAAAAAATTGAATAACGAAAGCTCAATGAGCCATTAA